In Vibrio tritonius, the following are encoded in one genomic region:
- a CDS encoding TfoX/Sxy family DNA transformation protein: protein MDKPILKDSMRLFENLGRVKSRSMFGGFGIFVDDTMFALVVNDKLHIRADDNCSEKYKQQGLEPYVYKKRGFPVVTKYFALPDNFWEAPEKILKEAKEALVIAKQERKTQAQAKPNRLKDLPNLRLATERMLRKAGIESVEELHEKGSVEAYKAIQQTHSNDVSIELLWALEGAIEGKHWSVIPQNRRDELMQRL from the coding sequence ATGGATAAACCAATATTAAAAGACTCAATGCGTCTGTTTGAAAACTTAGGACGCGTAAAATCTCGTTCAATGTTCGGCGGATTTGGAATTTTTGTTGACGACACAATGTTTGCATTGGTTGTTAATGACAAACTTCACATCCGAGCAGATGATAATTGTTCAGAAAAATACAAGCAGCAAGGCTTAGAACCTTACGTTTACAAAAAACGTGGTTTCCCAGTGGTTACTAAATACTTTGCTCTTCCAGACAACTTCTGGGAAGCCCCAGAAAAAATCCTGAAAGAAGCAAAAGAAGCTTTGGTTATTGCTAAGCAAGAGCGTAAAACTCAAGCTCAAGCAAAACCTAACCGATTGAAAGACTTACCTAATTTACGTCTAGCAACAGAACGTATGTTGCGTAAAGCAGGTATCGAATCGGTTGAAGAGCTTCATGAGAAAGGCTCTGTAGAAGCGTATAAAGCGATACAGCAGACTCACTCTAATGATGTAAGCATTGAACTTCTTTGGGCTCTAGAAGGCGCAATTGAAGGGAAGCATTGGTCAGTGATTCCTCAGAATCGCCGCGATGAGTTAATGCAACGCTTGTAG
- the purR gene encoding HTH-type transcriptional repressor PurR, with protein sequence MATIKDVARIAGVSTTTVSHVINKTRFVAEATQEKVLAAVKELNYAPSAVARSLKCNTTRTIGMLVTQSTNQFFSEVIDGVESYCYRQGYTLILCNTGGIYEKQRDYVRMLAEKRVDGILVMCSDMTPELMEMLEGHSDIPKVIMDWGLEDSQADTIMDNSEEGGYIATKHLIDNGHKDIACLSGHFSKMACRERIVGFRRAMAEANLPVNEDWILEGNFECDTAVLAADKILAMDHKPTAVFCFNDTMALGLMSRLQQKGVKVPDDISVVGYDNIELSEYFSPPLTTIHQPKRRVGKNAFEILLERIKNKAHDRRIFEMHPELVARNTVKKL encoded by the coding sequence ATGGCGACTATAAAAGATGTTGCACGCATTGCTGGCGTGTCAACCACCACTGTATCACACGTAATTAACAAAACCCGTTTCGTAGCCGAAGCAACACAAGAGAAAGTGTTGGCAGCGGTAAAAGAGCTCAACTATGCCCCTAGCGCGGTCGCTCGTAGTTTGAAATGCAACACGACTCGCACGATTGGTATGTTGGTGACTCAATCAACTAACCAGTTTTTCTCTGAAGTCATTGATGGTGTGGAAAGCTACTGCTATCGCCAAGGTTATACACTGATCTTGTGTAATACTGGCGGTATTTATGAAAAACAACGCGACTATGTTCGCATGCTGGCAGAAAAGCGCGTTGATGGCATTTTGGTGATGTGTTCAGACATGACTCCAGAACTAATGGAAATGCTCGAAGGTCACTCAGACATTCCAAAAGTCATTATGGACTGGGGTCTTGAGGATTCTCAAGCCGACACCATTATGGATAACTCAGAAGAAGGTGGCTACATTGCCACTAAACACCTCATCGATAATGGTCACAAAGACATCGCGTGTTTAAGCGGTCATTTTTCTAAAATGGCGTGTAGAGAACGCATTGTTGGTTTTCGTCGGGCAATGGCAGAAGCCAACCTGCCCGTCAATGAAGATTGGATTTTGGAAGGCAACTTCGAATGTGATACAGCCGTGCTCGCTGCAGATAAAATTCTTGCGATGGATCACAAACCAACCGCGGTATTCTGTTTTAACGACACCATGGCACTGGGTTTAATGAGTCGATTACAACAAAAAGGCGTGAAAGTGCCTGATGATATTTCTGTCGTAGGTTACGATAATATCGAGCTTTCTGAGTATTTCTCTCCACCACTGACGACCATTCACCAACCAAAACGTCGTGTGGGTAAAAATGCCTTTGAGATCCTACTAGAAAGGATCAAAAACAAAGCACATGATCGTCGCATTTTTGAGATGCACCCTGAACTTGTCGCACGAAATACCGTAAAAAAACTTTAA
- the torR gene encoding two-component system response regulator TorR, whose translation MSYHLLVVESDRDTRVTLVDYFKREGYQISVADTGAEMREVLRQQAIDLVLMETNLQFDDSLMLTRELRSHSDVGIILINGREDSIDRIIGLEMGADDYIARPFELREILARVKNLTWRVSNCRSGSLETNSSNQLLHFGEWSFDIQRRALSLNGEPIKLTKAEYELLVALTSNPHQVLSREAILDMISHRVDAPNDRTIDVLIRRLRSKMELDPKTPQIIVTVHGEGYMFAGS comes from the coding sequence ATGAGTTATCACTTATTAGTCGTAGAAAGCGACAGAGACACCCGAGTGACTTTGGTCGATTATTTTAAACGAGAGGGCTACCAGATTTCTGTCGCGGATACAGGCGCAGAAATGCGGGAGGTTTTACGTCAGCAGGCTATTGATTTGGTGCTGATGGAAACCAATCTTCAATTTGATGACAGCCTTATGTTAACTCGTGAATTACGCAGTCATTCAGATGTCGGTATTATTCTCATTAATGGTAGAGAAGACAGTATAGATAGAATTATTGGCTTGGAAATGGGAGCTGATGATTATATTGCAAGACCGTTTGAGCTAAGAGAAATATTAGCGAGAGTGAAAAATTTAACTTGGCGAGTATCTAATTGTCGTTCTGGTTCACTCGAAACTAATTCAAGCAATCAACTTCTCCATTTTGGAGAATGGTCGTTTGATATACAACGCCGAGCTTTAAGTCTCAATGGCGAGCCTATTAAATTGACGAAAGCAGAGTACGAATTACTCGTGGCATTAACCTCTAATCCACACCAAGTTCTTAGTCGCGAGGCAATTTTAGATATGATCAGTCATCGGGTTGATGCACCAAATGATCGGACGATCGATGTATTGATTCGTCGACTGCGTTCAAAGATGGAGCTAGACCCTAAAACGCCGCAGATTATTGTAACGGTCCATGGGGAAGGTTACATGTTTGCTGGAAGTTAA
- the elyC gene encoding envelope biogenesis factor ElyC, whose protein sequence is MLFFRAILYMFELKKIISSLFMPLPALLIIGFIGLSLIMFTAKRKSGCFIVLFSLCGLFLISFQPISSRLLMPLERQYTVFLPTDQSIDYVMVLGSGHVVDDQIPPTSELSRTALVRLTEGIRIMRMYPGSKLILSGYSGGSEFSHARMLAQVALALGVPKSEIILLETAKDTWEEARQAAAFVQQKKLVLVTSASHMERALYEFRSAGLNPMPAPTNFLAQKHIYQPWEKYAPKARYLEQTERYWYETMGHIWQVLRDWVTGYEAAQGSKHAITVDDPSQQ, encoded by the coding sequence GTGCTGTTTTTTCGGGCTATTTTGTATATGTTTGAGCTGAAAAAAATCATTTCTTCCCTATTTATGCCACTGCCAGCATTGCTGATCATTGGATTCATAGGTTTATCATTGATCATGTTTACTGCAAAACGTAAGAGTGGTTGCTTTATCGTCCTCTTCTCGTTGTGTGGGCTATTTTTGATTTCGTTTCAACCAATTTCATCCCGGCTTTTGATGCCGCTTGAGCGCCAATACACGGTGTTTTTACCTACTGACCAATCCATCGACTACGTCATGGTGCTTGGCAGTGGTCATGTTGTGGATGATCAAATCCCACCCACATCGGAGTTAAGCCGTACCGCTCTTGTGCGCCTCACTGAGGGCATTCGGATTATGCGTATGTATCCAGGTTCCAAGTTAATTTTATCTGGCTATTCTGGTGGCAGTGAATTCAGCCATGCGAGGATGCTCGCACAGGTTGCACTTGCACTTGGTGTGCCAAAATCTGAAATCATTTTACTTGAAACCGCTAAAGATACTTGGGAAGAGGCGCGCCAAGCTGCGGCCTTTGTACAGCAGAAAAAACTGGTTTTAGTTACATCTGCTTCTCATATGGAACGGGCTCTTTACGAGTTTCGCTCGGCGGGATTAAACCCGATGCCCGCACCAACTAACTTTCTGGCGCAAAAACACATCTATCAACCTTGGGAAAAATACGCGCCTAAAGCACGTTATTTGGAGCAAACGGAGCGTTATTGGTATGAAACCATGGGGCACATTTGGCAAGTACTACGTGACTGGGTGACCGGTTATGAAGCTGCACAAGGCAGCAAGCATGCCATTACTGTTGATGACCCATCTCAACAATAA
- the cmoM gene encoding tRNA uridine 5-oxyacetic acid(34) methyltransferase CmoM — MTKDRNFDDIAHKFAKNIYGSDKGEIRQVIVWEDIEQLLTHFATADKPLHILDAGGGLAQMSQKIAQLGHKVTLCDLSSEMLRLAESDIEKNGLLEQYQLVHAPVQEIQNHLDGPVDILMFHAVMEWLEEPRAALENLLNQVKPGGMVSIMFYNYHGLVYKNAVCGNIPHILNGMPHKKRFKLQPQKGLLPESVYAWIEEAGYEICGRSGIRCFSDYIGNMTNMGEFDHDDVVALERKFCRQEPYLSLGRYIHVWAKKQ; from the coding sequence GTGACTAAAGATCGCAATTTCGACGATATTGCCCACAAATTTGCAAAAAACATCTATGGCTCAGACAAAGGTGAAATTCGCCAAGTCATTGTTTGGGAAGACATAGAGCAATTGTTAACTCATTTTGCTACCGCTGACAAGCCTTTGCATATTTTAGATGCTGGTGGCGGATTAGCACAAATGTCGCAAAAAATAGCCCAACTGGGGCATAAGGTAACATTATGTGATCTCTCTTCTGAAATGCTACGCCTGGCTGAGTCGGATATTGAAAAAAACGGCCTGCTTGAGCAGTATCAGCTGGTTCATGCTCCAGTTCAGGAGATCCAAAATCATTTGGATGGGCCAGTTGATATCCTAATGTTCCATGCTGTGATGGAGTGGTTAGAAGAACCTAGAGCTGCACTGGAAAATTTGCTGAATCAAGTGAAACCGGGTGGCATGGTATCGATAATGTTCTATAACTACCACGGTTTGGTTTACAAAAACGCGGTGTGTGGAAATATTCCCCATATTCTCAACGGGATGCCACACAAAAAACGATTTAAATTACAGCCACAAAAAGGCTTACTGCCAGAATCTGTCTATGCTTGGATAGAAGAGGCTGGATATGAAATTTGTGGCCGATCTGGAATTCGTTGTTTTAGTGATTACATCGGTAACATGACAAACATGGGCGAATTCGATCATGACGATGTAGTGGCTTTAGAGCGGAAATTTTGCCGCCAAGAGCCTTACCTCTCATTAGGCCGATACATTCACGTATGGGCTAAGAAGCAATAA
- the mukF gene encoding chromosome partition protein MukF has translation MSELTHTAEKQPIDELVGWVKQHDFSLNLTSERLAYLIAISVLSSERFDEELGEGELHDAFKIVTKLFDNTGEASAFRANNAINELVGQRLIRRFTSEVTDGASIYRLSPLAIGITDYYVRHRQFSKLKLSIQLSMVADEMAKAVNAAKQSGTPTEWRKNVYGVLKYSVGEIFDQIDLNQRVMDEQQHAVKEQIAELLNQDWRDAISSCEALLSETSSTLKELQDTLQAAGDELQTQILDIQETVYGDDELEFIAETLFALQMKLDRIVSWGQQTIDLWIGYDRHVHKFIRTAIDMDKNRAFSQRLRQSVHDFFDQPWFLTYADAERLRDLRDEALILRDEEVTGLVPDEVEYQEFERIHDELAERVGDMLQQYKQHNQPIDLGMVLRNYLAEHPSSHHFDLARIVVDQAVRLGYSESDYQAIQPDWKAINEFGAKVQANVIDRY, from the coding sequence ATGAGTGAGTTGACTCATACTGCTGAAAAACAGCCAATCGATGAATTGGTTGGCTGGGTTAAACAGCATGATTTCTCACTGAACTTAACTTCTGAACGTCTGGCGTATTTAATCGCAATCTCCGTACTGAGTAGTGAACGTTTTGACGAAGAGTTAGGTGAAGGTGAGCTGCACGATGCATTCAAAATTGTCACCAAACTATTTGATAACACTGGCGAAGCATCAGCTTTTCGCGCCAATAACGCGATTAATGAATTGGTTGGCCAAAGATTAATCCGGCGTTTTACTAGTGAAGTCACCGATGGAGCCAGTATCTATCGTCTCTCTCCTTTGGCCATTGGTATCACCGATTACTACGTCCGCCACAGGCAGTTTTCGAAATTGAAACTGTCGATTCAGCTGTCGATGGTGGCCGATGAAATGGCCAAAGCGGTGAACGCTGCTAAACAGAGTGGAACTCCGACTGAATGGCGCAAGAACGTTTATGGCGTGCTGAAATACTCGGTTGGTGAAATCTTTGACCAAATTGATTTAAACCAGCGCGTGATGGACGAACAACAACACGCAGTGAAAGAGCAAATTGCAGAGCTACTGAATCAAGATTGGCGTGATGCCATCAGTAGTTGTGAGGCGCTACTATCTGAGACATCCAGCACTTTAAAAGAGCTGCAAGACACCTTGCAGGCGGCTGGGGACGAATTGCAAACCCAGATATTGGATATTCAAGAAACGGTATATGGTGATGACGAACTGGAGTTCATTGCCGAAACGCTATTTGCTTTGCAAATGAAGCTGGACCGTATCGTTAGCTGGGGGCAACAGACGATTGATTTGTGGATTGGTTACGATCGCCATGTGCACAAGTTTATCCGTACCGCGATTGATATGGATAAGAACCGCGCATTCAGTCAGCGTTTACGTCAGTCTGTTCATGATTTTTTCGACCAACCGTGGTTTCTTACTTATGCAGATGCAGAGCGGTTACGAGATTTACGTGACGAAGCCTTGATTCTGCGTGATGAAGAAGTGACAGGCTTGGTTCCGGATGAAGTCGAATATCAAGAATTTGAACGCATACATGATGAGTTGGCCGAGCGCGTTGGCGACATGCTTCAGCAGTATAAACAGCATAATCAGCCGATTGATTTAGGTATGGTGCTGCGTAATTACTTAGCGGAACATCCAAGCTCTCATCATTTTGATTTAGCCCGAATCGTGGTTGATCAGGCCGTGCGCCTGGGCTATTCAGAATCTGATTATCAAGCCATCCAGCCAGACTGGAAAGCGATCAATGAATTTGGTGCAAAGGTACAAGCGAATGTCATCGACCGATATTAA
- the mukE gene encoding chromosome partition protein MukE yields the protein MSSTDINEFMPVNLAKAIANPLFPELDSLLRAGRHIGSDDMDNHAFLCDFESELAHFYQRYNTELVRAPEGFFYLRPRSTSLISRSVLSELDMLVGKVLCFLYLSPERLAQEGIFSNQELYDELLQLADEQKLMKLVTNRATGSDLDREKLFEKVRTSLRRLRRLGIIIHVGETSKFRISEAVFRFGADVRVGDDMRDAQLRLIRDGEAVVYHEEPAQPSLLDESDEQDYDEKTELEGEA from the coding sequence ATGTCATCGACCGATATTAATGAATTTATGCCAGTGAATCTGGCCAAAGCGATCGCTAATCCGCTCTTTCCTGAGTTGGATAGCCTATTGCGTGCTGGACGCCATATCGGCAGTGACGATATGGATAACCACGCATTTTTATGTGATTTTGAAAGCGAATTGGCACATTTTTACCAACGGTATAATACCGAGTTGGTTCGTGCTCCAGAGGGCTTTTTCTATTTACGTCCACGTTCCACCTCACTGATTAGCCGCAGTGTATTGTCTGAACTGGATATGCTGGTTGGAAAAGTATTGTGCTTTTTATACTTGAGCCCTGAGCGCTTAGCGCAAGAGGGGATTTTCTCCAACCAAGAGTTGTACGATGAACTGCTGCAACTTGCCGATGAACAAAAGCTAATGAAGTTAGTGACAAACCGTGCAACGGGCTCTGATTTAGACCGTGAAAAACTGTTTGAAAAGGTGCGCACTTCATTACGTCGTCTTCGTCGTCTTGGTATTATCATTCACGTGGGTGAAACCTCGAAATTCCGTATTTCTGAAGCGGTGTTCCGTTTTGGTGCTGATGTACGGGTAGGGGATGATATGCGTGACGCACAACTTCGCCTGATTCGAGATGGTGAAGCTGTGGTGTACCATGAAGAGCCCGCTCAGCCATCACTTCTTGATGAGTCAGACGAGCAAGATTACGACGAAAAAACAGAATTAGAAGGTGAAGCATGA
- the mukB gene encoding chromosome partition protein MukB produces MIERGKYQSLTMINWNGFFARTFDIDNLVTTLSGGNGAGKSTTMASFITALIPDQSLLHFRNTTEAGSSQASRDKGLYGKLQPGTCYAALDVVNSRKQRLLFGVKLQQVAGRDKKVDIKPFVIQGLPSHVKPTDVLVETVSANQARVRQINEVKEAVAEIEGVSFRTFNSVVEYHSQMFEFGVIPKKLRNSSDRSKFYRLIEASLYGGISSAITRSLRDYLLPQNGGVKKAFQDMESALRENRMTLEAIKTTQADRDLFKHLITESTNYVAADYMRHANDRRNKVDQTLTMRLELFETRNALIEHNDVLNRVQEELAQFGDQEGALEQDYQGASDHLQLVQNALRQREKIERYQEDLEELNVRLEEQMMVVEEAQERLLMAEDQATVAEEEVDSLKSQLADYQQALDVQQTRALQYQQAVQALDKARQLLGNDELTIDDAVATVTELKKAQETQTSTLLALKHRLDMSSAAAEQFDKAFALIRSIKGDVVRADAASVARDVLNQAREAGHIVTNEQQWVAQQRDLARQKEQQQQVRRLINEYQQQHHLSLTDELTVEQERERHNELLEQLEINSEQLREERSTLRQQDQELQSDVNRLEAQAPAWIKANDALETLRDQSGAELTDSQSVMSQMQIVLEEEKSLSLAKDKLAHRRDELDSEIGRLASPGGSNDPRLKGLADSLGGVLLSEIYDDITISDAPYFSAMYGPARHAIVVSDLSGIKERLVELDDCPEDLYLIEGDVDAFDDSSFDAEELEGAVCVQFNARQMRYSRLPEIPLFGRAAREQRLEKLRDEREDVIEQHAKAAFDAQKLQRLYQSFNQFVAEHIQVAFQADPEQALTKVRERRNQVSRQLVELDNRDQQQRSQRQISKQALTALERIAPSMMLVEDDTLEARFDEMSDKLAQLDTAKVFIQKHGKAVSELEKIVTSLDADPEQFENLEQEYHAADQALQTLKTQIFALSDLVERRHYFAYSDSVSLLSQSSELSEQLKAKLAQAEGQRTRSRDALKQAQNQMNQYNQVLASLKSSHQAKLETVQEFKLELQDLGVQADESALERAQYRRNELQERLHAMRNRKSECERIMTSTDMEMKSLAKRLKKLEKEYRDLRTFVVNAKAGWCSVLRLARENDVERRLHKRELAYLSADELRSMSDKSLGALRLAVANNDDLRDALRLSEDNAHPERKVLFYIAVYQHLRERIRQDIIRTDDPVEAIEEMEVELGRLTEELTQRENRLAISSESVSSIIRKTIQREQNRIRMLNQGLSNIGFGQVNGVRLNVKVRDSHETLLSGLSDQQDQHRDLFESSRYTFSEAMAKLFQRVNPHIDMGQRSPQVLGEELLDYRNYLELSIEVNRGSDGWLQAESGALSTGEAIGTGQSILLMVIQSWEEESRRLRSKDIVPCRLLFLDEAARLDGKSIATLFELCDRLDMQLLIAAPENISPEKGTTYKLVRKVFKDHEHVHVVGLRGFGQEPKDKTPEQTLAEEL; encoded by the coding sequence ATGATTGAAAGAGGTAAGTATCAATCGCTGACCATGATCAACTGGAACGGTTTTTTTGCCCGTACCTTTGATATTGATAACTTAGTGACTACGCTATCTGGTGGTAACGGGGCAGGTAAATCAACCACGATGGCATCGTTTATCACCGCGTTGATTCCAGACCAATCGTTACTGCATTTTCGCAACACAACCGAAGCAGGTAGTTCTCAAGCGTCACGAGATAAAGGTTTGTACGGTAAGCTGCAACCTGGTACTTGTTATGCGGCGTTAGACGTTGTGAACTCCCGTAAGCAGCGTCTGCTGTTTGGTGTGAAGCTGCAACAAGTGGCCGGCCGTGATAAAAAGGTCGACATTAAACCTTTTGTTATCCAAGGCTTACCAAGCCACGTCAAACCAACGGATGTGTTGGTTGAGACTGTATCTGCTAACCAAGCGCGCGTACGTCAAATTAATGAAGTAAAAGAAGCGGTGGCTGAGATTGAAGGCGTAAGCTTTCGCACATTCAACTCTGTGGTGGAATACCATAGTCAAATGTTTGAATTCGGTGTTATTCCTAAGAAGCTGCGCAACAGCAGTGACCGTTCTAAGTTCTATCGTTTGATAGAAGCATCCCTGTATGGTGGTATTTCCAGTGCCATCACACGTTCGTTGCGTGATTACTTACTGCCGCAAAATGGTGGGGTAAAAAAAGCATTCCAAGATATGGAATCGGCGCTACGCGAAAACCGTATGACGTTGGAAGCGATTAAAACCACGCAAGCGGACCGTGACTTATTCAAACATCTGATTACGGAATCAACCAATTACGTGGCTGCTGACTATATGCGCCATGCGAATGACCGTCGCAATAAAGTCGATCAAACGCTTACTATGCGTTTAGAGCTATTTGAGACACGTAATGCATTAATTGAACATAACGATGTACTTAACCGCGTTCAAGAAGAATTAGCTCAGTTTGGTGACCAAGAAGGTGCTCTTGAGCAAGATTATCAAGGTGCTTCTGACCATCTACAATTGGTACAAAATGCCTTGCGTCAGCGAGAGAAAATCGAGCGCTATCAAGAAGATCTAGAAGAACTGAATGTTCGTCTAGAAGAGCAAATGATGGTAGTGGAAGAGGCGCAAGAGCGTCTGTTGATGGCCGAAGATCAAGCAACGGTTGCCGAAGAAGAGGTAGACAGCCTTAAATCGCAATTGGCGGACTATCAACAAGCATTAGATGTACAGCAAACCCGTGCGCTTCAATACCAACAGGCAGTTCAAGCTTTGGATAAAGCTCGTCAACTGCTTGGCAACGATGAGCTGACTATCGATGACGCCGTGGCTACGGTTACCGAACTCAAAAAGGCACAAGAGACTCAAACCTCAACGCTATTGGCGCTAAAACACCGTTTAGATATGTCTTCTGCTGCAGCAGAGCAGTTCGACAAGGCGTTTGCTCTTATTCGCAGTATCAAAGGCGATGTGGTTCGTGCTGATGCAGCAAGTGTGGCTCGTGATGTGCTTAATCAAGCACGAGAAGCAGGTCATATTGTCACGAACGAACAGCAATGGGTCGCGCAACAACGTGATCTCGCACGTCAAAAAGAGCAGCAGCAACAAGTTCGCCGCTTAATCAACGAATATCAGCAACAACATCATTTGAGTTTGACAGATGAGTTGACCGTTGAACAAGAGCGCGAGCGTCACAATGAATTGCTTGAACAGCTCGAAATTAATTCAGAACAACTGCGTGAAGAGCGCAGCACTCTGCGCCAGCAAGATCAAGAACTGCAAAGCGATGTGAACCGTCTTGAAGCACAAGCGCCGGCATGGATTAAAGCAAACGATGCGCTGGAAACATTGCGCGATCAAAGTGGCGCTGAACTGACGGATAGCCAGTCGGTGATGAGCCAGATGCAAATTGTGCTGGAAGAAGAGAAAAGCCTGTCGCTGGCGAAAGATAAATTGGCGCACCGACGTGATGAACTCGATAGTGAGATTGGGCGTTTGGCGTCTCCTGGTGGTTCAAATGATCCGCGTTTGAAAGGTCTTGCCGACTCATTAGGCGGTGTATTGCTATCGGAAATTTATGATGACATCACTATTTCTGATGCACCGTATTTTAGTGCCATGTATGGTCCAGCACGTCATGCGATTGTGGTTTCTGACCTCTCGGGTATCAAAGAGCGCTTGGTTGAATTGGATGATTGTCCTGAAGACTTATATCTCATTGAAGGTGATGTCGATGCCTTTGATGACAGCTCATTTGATGCTGAAGAGTTAGAAGGTGCGGTGTGCGTGCAGTTTAACGCGCGTCAAATGCGTTACTCTCGCTTACCAGAAATTCCATTGTTTGGTCGCGCTGCTCGTGAGCAACGTTTAGAGAAATTGCGTGACGAGCGAGAAGATGTGATAGAGCAGCATGCCAAGGCCGCTTTTGATGCACAGAAATTGCAGCGTCTGTATCAATCGTTTAATCAGTTTGTTGCTGAGCACATTCAGGTAGCGTTCCAAGCCGACCCTGAACAAGCCCTCACTAAAGTTCGCGAACGTCGTAATCAGGTATCACGCCAATTAGTTGAATTGGATAATCGCGATCAGCAGCAACGTTCTCAGCGTCAAATCAGCAAACAAGCATTAACAGCACTTGAACGAATTGCACCAAGCATGATGTTGGTGGAAGACGATACACTTGAAGCTCGTTTTGATGAGATGAGCGATAAACTTGCCCAGCTTGATACGGCAAAAGTGTTTATTCAAAAGCATGGTAAAGCGGTTAGCGAACTTGAGAAGATTGTTACTTCGCTGGATGCTGACCCTGAGCAGTTTGAAAATTTAGAGCAGGAATATCACGCAGCGGACCAAGCACTGCAAACACTAAAAACTCAGATTTTTGCTTTGTCTGATTTGGTTGAGCGTCGCCATTACTTTGCGTATTCCGATTCGGTAAGTTTACTGAGTCAAAGTAGTGAATTGAGTGAGCAACTGAAAGCGAAGCTCGCTCAAGCAGAAGGACAACGTACTCGCAGTCGTGATGCACTCAAGCAAGCACAAAATCAGATGAACCAGTACAACCAAGTATTGGCGTCTCTGAAGAGTTCGCATCAAGCAAAATTGGAAACGGTTCAAGAGTTTAAACTTGAACTGCAAGACCTTGGCGTGCAAGCGGACGAAAGTGCACTAGAGCGTGCTCAATACCGCCGTAACGAGCTGCAAGAGCGCTTACACGCGATGCGTAATCGTAAGAGTGAGTGCGAGCGCATCATGACCTCAACCGATATGGAAATGAAGTCATTAGCTAAGCGACTGAAAAAACTTGAAAAAGAGTATCGCGATCTTCGCACCTTTGTTGTAAACGCAAAAGCAGGTTGGTGTTCTGTATTGCGTTTGGCGCGTGAGAATGATGTTGAGCGTCGTCTGCATAAGCGTGAATTGGCTTACCTCTCTGCTGATGAACTGCGTTCAATGTCGGATAAATCGTTGGGAGCATTGCGTCTTGCCGTTGCTAACAACGACGATCTACGAGATGCACTGCGTCTTTCGGAAGATAATGCGCATCCAGAACGTAAGGTCTTGTTCTACATTGCGGTTTACCAACACTTACGTGAACGTATTCGTCAAGACATTATCCGTACCGACGATCCTGTTGAAGCGATTGAAGAGATGGAAGTGGAACTTGGTCGCTTAACAGAAGAGCTAACCCAACGCGAAAACCGTTTAGCTATTAGTTCAGAGTCCGTATCCAGCATCATTCGCAAAACGATTCAACGTGAACAAAACCGTATTCGTATGCTAAACCAAGGGTTATCGAACATCGGCTTTGGTCAAGTGAATGGGGTTCGTTTGAATGTGAAAGTTCGTGATAGCCATGAAACCTTGCTTTCTGGTCTATCGGACCAGCAAGATCAGCATCGTGATCTGTTTGAAAGTAGCCGTTATACCTTCTCAGAAGCGATGGCGAAATTGTTCCAACGTGTGAACCCACATATCGATATGGGCCAACGTTCACCGCAGGTACTGGGTGAAGAGCTGCTTGATTACCGTAACTACCTTGAACTCAGTATTGAGGTCAATCGTGGTTCTGATGGCTGGTTACAAGCGGAATCTGGCGCATTATCTACAGGTGAAGCGATTGGTACAGGTCAATCGATTCTTCTGATGGTGATTCAGAGCTGGGAAGAAGAGTCCCGTCGCCTCCGCAGTAAAGACATCGTTCCTTGTCGTTTATTGTTCTTGGATGAGGCGGCTCGTCTGGATGGTAAGTCGATTGCAACGTTGTTTGAACTGTGTGATCGCCTTGATATGCAATTGTTGATTGCAGCACCAGAAAATATCAGCCCAGAGAAAGGCACAACCTACAAGCTAGTGCGTAAAGTGTTTAAAGATCATGAGCACGTGCATGTGGTTGGACTTCGTGGTTTTGGTCAAGAGCCCAAAGATAAAACGCCTGAGCAAACCTTAGCTGAAGAGCTGTAA